The following coding sequences lie in one Accipiter gentilis chromosome 31, bAccGen1.1, whole genome shotgun sequence genomic window:
- the IRS2 gene encoding LOW QUALITY PROTEIN: insulin receptor substrate 2 (The sequence of the model RefSeq protein was modified relative to this genomic sequence to represent the inferred CDS: deleted 1 base in 1 codon), whose amino-acid sequence MASPAVLGLLPPLSSPPGPNLNNNNNNNQGVRKCGYLRKQKHGHKRFFVLRGPGGGEEAGGARLEYYESEKKWRNKSGAPKRVIALDSCLNINKRADAKHKYLIALYTKDEYFAVAAENEQEQEGWYRAFTDLLNEGKAACQGSPHRHLASPFSASCGAAAASLAAAGEDLSYGLIAPAAAAYREVWQVTLKPKGLGQSKNLTGVHRLCLSARTIGFVRLNCELPSVTLQLMNIRRCGHSDSFFFIEVGRSAATGPGELWMQADDSVVAQNIHETILEAMKALKELYAFRPRSKSQSSSSSSSGGAAGPGGGGGASATHPITVPGRRHHHLVNLPPSQTGLLRRSRTDSLAAGAGSKCTPCRVRTASEGDGCRVGSAAGSPMSPGPVRTPLSRSHTLSGGGGGGGGRQAGKLLPVLAGGGLQSSRSMSMPASHSPPSATSPVSLSSSSGLGSEAAPPHHPQRPSSGSASVSGSPSDAGFMSFDEYGSSPGGDLRPFSSSSTASNRSNTPESVAETPPVRDPGGGTDLYGYMAMERPPSGRLCYRPCPDAAADRGHRKRTYSLTTPCRQRPPPPQVSSASLDEYTLMRATFAGSAGRLFPSCQAGASPKVTYTPYPEDYGDIEIGSHRSSGSSSTNLGPPAAGGGGGGGGGGGDDDGYMPMTPGVAAALGQGSRGGDDYMPMSPTSVSAPKQILQPRAGLGGGSPGNRSGYKTSSPGESSPDDSGYMRMWCGSRLSVESSDGRLSCGDYINMSPRDPQHGPQAPSLTPPDFFFAPSGHGPGEPPKPGCYSYSSLPRSYKSQGPAKDSDQYVFMNSPGRTIPEEAVCGAGRSPAGTFTPSSHTVPSPLRHSRTESFLSQRCQRAARPSRLSLETLRTMLPSMNEHPLPPEPKSPGEYINIDFGDAAVYSPPSLPADSPASSLGSGTGQRRSPLSDYMNIDFGSQSPSQSGTVSVGSLEALSPGSSSSTSQPEGRYLKAAVGVACSSSPSDGGDYTEMTFGMATTPPQPIVQKPESARVDSPTAGVKRLTLSGVEAFILSSPPPDPNRGAKVIRADPQGRRRHSSETFSSTTTVTPVSPSFAHNPKRHNSASVENVSLRKSEGLEEEQGSSPMCRETSAGFQNGLNYIAIDVVDGTLANCDRARSRARHVLNGGINGVEMSAYASIDFLSHNLKEASAVKE is encoded by the exons atGGCGAGCCCCgccgtgctggggctgctgcccccgCTGAGCTCCCCGCCCGGCCCCAacctcaacaacaacaacaacaacaaccaggGCGTGAGGAAGTGCGGGTACCTGCGCAAGCAGAAGCACGGCCACAAGCGCTTCTTCGTGCTGCGgggcccgggcggcggggaggaggcggggggcgCCCGGCTGGAGTACTACGAGAGCGAGAAGAAATGGAGGAACAAGTCCGGGGCGCCCAAGCGGGTGATCGCCCTGGACTCCTGCCTCAACATCAACAAGCGGGCGGACGCCAAGCACAAGTACCTCATCGCCCTCTACACCAAGGACGAGTACTTCGCCGTggcggccgagaacgagcaggagcaggagggctggTACCGGGCGTTCACCGACCTGCTCAACGAGGGCAAGGCGGCCTGCCAGGGGTCCCCCCACCGCCACCTCGCCTCCCCCTTCTCCGCCTCCTGCggcgcggccgccgcctccctgGCCGCCGCCGGCGAGGACCTCAGCTACGGGCTGATCGCCCCGGCCGCCGCTGCCTACCGGGAGGTCTGGCAGGTGACGCTGAAGCCCAAGGGCTTGGGGCAGAGCAAAAACCTCACCGGCGTCCACCGGCTCTGCCTCTCGGCCCGCACCATCGGCTTCGTGCGCCTCAACTGCGAGCTGCCCTCGGTCACGCTGCAGCTGATGAACATCCGCCGCTGCGGCCACTCCGACAGCTTCTTCTTCATCGAGGTGGGGCGCTCGGCGGCCACCGGCCCCGGCGAGCTCTGGATGCAGGCGGACGACTCGGTGGTGGCCCAGAACATCCACGAGACCATCCTGGAGGCCATGAAGGCGCTGAAGGAGCTGTACGCCTTCCGGCCCCGCAGCAAGagccagtcctcctcctcctcctcctccggtggggccgccgggcccggcggcggcggcggcgcctccgcCACCCACCCCATCACCGTGCCCGGCCGCCGGCACCACCACCTGGTCAACCTGCCCCCCAGCCAGACCGGCCTGCTCCGCCGCTCCCGCACCGACAGCCTCGCCGCCGGCGCCGGCAGCAAGTGCACGCCGTGCCGGGTGCGGACGGCCAGCGAGGGCGACGGCTGCCGGGTGGGCTCGGCGGCCGGCAGCCCCATGAGCCCGGGCCCCGTGCGGACCCCCCTCAGCCGCTCGCACACGcttagcggcggcggcggcggcggggggggccggcAGGCGGGGAAGCTGCTGCCGGTGCTGGCCGGCGGCGGCCTGCAGAGCAGCCGCTCCATGTCCATGCCCGCCTCCCACTCGCCCCCCTCCGCCACCAGCCCCGTCAGCCTCTCCTCCAGCAGCGGCCTGGGCTCCGAGGCGGCCCCCCCGCATCACCCGCAGCGCCCGTCCAGCGGCAGCGCCTCCGTCTCCGGCTCCCCCAGCGACGCCGGCTTCATGTCCTTCGACGAGTACGGCTCCAGCCCGGGCGGCGACCTGCggcccttctcctcctcctccaccgccaGCAACCGCAGCAACACCCCCGAGTCGGTGGCCGAGACCCCCCCGGTGCGGGACCCCGGGGGCGGCACCGACCTCTACGGCTACATGGCGATGGAGCGGCCCCCGAGCGGCCGCCTCTGCTACCGGCCCTGCCCCGACGCCGCGGCCGACCGGGGCCATCGGAAGCGGACCTACTCCCTGACCACCCCGTGCCGGCagcggccc cccccgccgcaggTCTCCTCCGCCTCCCTCGACGAGTACACGCTGATGCGCGCCACCTTCGCCGGCAGTGCCGGCCgcctcttcccctcctgccaAGCCGGGGCTTCCCCCAAAGTGACCTACACCCCCTACCCCGAGGACTACGGGGACATCGAGATCGGCTCCCACCGCAGctccggcagcagcagcaccaacctggggccgccggccgcgggcggaggaggaggaggaggaggaggggggggagatgACGACGGCTACATGCCCATGACCCCCGGCGTGGCCGCCGCCTTGGGGCAGGGAAGCCGGGGCGGCGATGACTACATGCCCATGAGCCCCACCAGCGTGTCCGCCCCCAAGCAGATCCTGCAGCCCCGGGCGGGGCTGGGTGGCGGGTCCCCCGGGAACAGGAGCGGCTACAAGACCAGCTCACCCGGGGAGAGCTCCCCCGACGACAGCGGGTACATGCGGATGTGGTGCGGCTCCAGGCTCTCCGTGGAGAGCTCGGACGGGAGGCTGAGCTGCGGCGACTACATCAATATgtccccccgggacccccagcaCGGGCCCCAggctccctccctcacccccccGGACTTCTTCTTTGCCCCTTCGGGGCACGGGCCTGGCGAGCCCCCCAAGCCCGGCTGCTATTCGTACAGCTCCTTACCCCGCTCCTACAAGAGCCAGGGCCCGGCGAAGGACAGCGACCAGTACGTCTTCATGAACTCCCCGGGGAGGACGATCCCGGAGGAGGCGGTGTGCGGAGCGGGCCGGTCGCCCGCCGGCACCTTCACCCCCTCCAGCCACACGGTGCCTTCGCCCCTGCGGCACAGCCGGACCGAGAGCTTCCTGAGCCAGCGGTGCCAGCgggcggcccggcccagccgccTCTCTCTGGAGACCTTGCGGACGATGCTGCCCAGCATGAACGAGCACCCTCTGCCGCCCGAGCCCAAGAGCCCCGGCGAGTACATCAACATCGACTTCGGGGATGCCGCCGTCTATTCGCCCCCCTCGCTGCCCGCCGACAGCCCGGCCTCCTCCCTGGGCTCGGGCACGGGGCAGAGGCGCTCCCCTCTCTCCGACTACATGAACATCGACTTCGGGTCGCAGTCGCCCTCCCAGTCGGGCACGGTCTCGGTGGGCTCCCTGGAAGCGCTCTCGCCAGGCTCTtcctccagcaccagccagcCCGAGGGGCGCTACCTGAAGGCAGCTGTGGGGGTGGCCTGTTCGTCCAGCCCGTCCGACGGCGGGGATTACACCGAGATGACCTTTGGCATggccaccaccccaccccaacccaTCGTTCAGAAGCCAGAAAGTGCCCGGGTCGACAGCCCCACGGCTGGGGTGAAGAGGCTCACCCTCTCCGGGGTGGAGGCTTTCATCCTCTCCAGCCCTCCCCCGGACCCGAACCGGGGGGCCAAGGTCATCCGGGCGGATCCCCAGGGGCGCAGGAGGCACAGCTCGGAAACCTTCTCCTCCACCACCACTGTGACCCCCGTGTCCCCCTCCTTCGCACACAACCCCAAACGGCACAACTCGGCCTCGGTGGAGAACGTGTCCCTCAGGAAAAGCGAAGGcctggaggaggagcagggtaGCAGCCCCATGTGCCGGGAGACCTCGGCTGGCTTCCAGAACGGCCTCAACTACATCGCCATCGACGTGGTGGACGGGACCCTGGCAAACTGTGACAGAGCCAGGTCGAGAGCCAGGCACGTCCTGAACGGCGGCATCAACGGCGTGGAGATGAGCGCCTATGCCAGCATAGACTTTCTGTCTCACAACCTGAAAGAAGCGAGTGCTGTGAAAG